In one window of Candidatus Dependentiae bacterium DNA:
- a CDS encoding UTP--glucose-1-phosphate uridylyltransferase, whose product MEIVKAIIPAAGLGTSFLPYTKAMPKEMMPLLNKPAMQYIAEEGLLSGITNFLIVTSKSKQAIADHFDAAGTLEALLKERNKSELLSSIEKLVRLAQFSYIRQSEPLGLGHAIWTARHTINKEYFTVALPDDIIVGKQPALAQLIRIARQEKASVIAVQEVPAEKVSSYGIVSIKKQITPSLFQLSSVVEKPNPKDAPSNLAIVGRYVLSHKIFNSLDWITTYGASRELELTDAIAHMMQHNERVFAYKVQGTRYDIGNPLGWIKAVIGTALQDPEYGPVIRKFLNELQVSDSLIYTSAKLTENCL is encoded by the coding sequence ATGGAGATAGTAAAAGCAATTATACCGGCAGCAGGTTTAGGTACAAGTTTTTTGCCTTATACAAAAGCAATGCCTAAAGAAATGATGCCACTTTTAAATAAACCTGCAATGCAGTATATAGCTGAAGAAGGTCTACTGTCAGGAATTACTAACTTTTTAATTGTTACCAGTAAAAGCAAACAAGCAATAGCAGACCACTTTGATGCTGCAGGAACACTTGAAGCCTTACTTAAAGAACGCAATAAATCTGAACTACTCTCAAGCATAGAAAAATTGGTACGCCTTGCACAGTTTAGTTATATTCGCCAATCTGAGCCATTAGGACTCGGACACGCTATATGGACAGCACGTCACACTATAAACAAAGAGTATTTCACTGTTGCATTACCTGATGATATTATCGTTGGCAAACAACCAGCACTTGCTCAGTTAATACGTATTGCTCGTCAAGAAAAAGCAAGCGTTATAGCAGTGCAAGAAGTTCCTGCTGAAAAAGTATCTTCTTATGGCATAGTATCTATTAAAAAACAGATTACTCCGTCATTGTTTCAATTATCTTCTGTTGTAGAAAAACCCAATCCTAAAGATGCTCCCTCAAACTTAGCCATAGTTGGCAGATATGTATTATCCCATAAAATTTTTAATTCGCTGGATTGGATAACTACCTATGGAGCTTCACGTGAATTAGAGCTTACTGACGCCATAGCACATATGATGCAACATAACGAACGTGTATTTGCCTATAAAGTTCAAGGCACTCGCTATGATATTGGTAACCCGTTAGGATGGATAAAAGCAGTTATCGGTACCGCACTACAAGATCCTGAATATGGTCCAGTAATACGCAAATTTTTAAACGAACTACAGGTAAGCGATTCATTAATATATACTTCTGCAAAACTTACCGAAAACTGTCTATAA
- the ppsA gene encoding phosphoenolpyruvate synthase, whose protein sequence is MCMKFIKYFDEIGLKDINLVGGKNASLGEMIQNLGTDTLRIPFGFAITTAGYFHHIQSNNLDHTITQELAKLSASYTPSLLNEVGTHIRSAITQAPLPADLIAEITQAYITLCNYYHTSDLDIAIRSSATAEDLPTASFAGQQDTYLNVSGIDAIVPLCKAAMASLFTNRALSYRIEQGFENTNIGISIGIQKMVRSDKACSGVLFSIDTESGFKDALIINSSYGLGETLVQGLVTPDEFHVHKPTLRQGYKPIIKKQVGTKHTKLIYSTTHNQTTLQVPVEIHEQEIFSLTDAEILELARMGLIIEDYYCQARNYWSAMDIEWAKDGIDHQLYIVQARPETFHSQSINKDQLTRYHLDDSSAQPLVLTTGHSIGHKISSGTARLLSIEDADLFNEGDILVTPMTDPDWVPLMKKASAIITDNGGRTCHAAIVSRELGVPALVGTGNATKTLHEGQSITVDCSQGSLGYVYDGLVPFSKQVTTLTHLPQAPVDILINIANPDSAYEHSFLPVAGVGLARLEFIITNFIQVHPMAICHPEKIQDPQLKGKIDALASAYDSWQEFFISTLAQGVATIAAAFYPRRVVVRLTDFKSNEYRNLLGGSLFEPLEENPMLGFRGAIRYCNPAYAPAFALECAALKKVRTEMGLTNVTLMVPFVRTTLEAACTVESLKSHGLVRGEDGLKLLMMCEIPSNILLLEEFSQYFDGFSIGSNDLTQLTLGVDRDSALLSNFFDERDPAVLAFLLLALEKARKIGTSMSICGQAPSDFPEIGELLINNGIDALSLNPDSVIAFILRFQR, encoded by the coding sequence ATGTGTATGAAATTTATAAAATATTTTGATGAAATTGGTTTAAAAGACATTAATCTAGTAGGCGGCAAAAATGCTTCGCTAGGTGAAATGATTCAAAACTTAGGTACTGATACTCTTAGAATACCTTTTGGCTTTGCTATTACTACAGCAGGTTATTTTCATCATATACAGAGTAATAATTTAGATCATACTATAACTCAAGAGCTGGCGAAACTCTCTGCTTCTTATACACCAAGCCTTCTAAATGAAGTTGGCACACATATAAGGTCAGCTATAACACAAGCACCGCTGCCCGCTGATTTGATAGCAGAAATAACCCAAGCGTATATAACACTCTGCAATTATTATCATACAAGTGACCTTGACATAGCTATACGATCTTCAGCTACAGCTGAAGATCTACCTACTGCTTCTTTTGCAGGGCAACAAGATACCTATCTTAATGTCAGCGGCATTGATGCTATTGTTCCCTTATGTAAAGCTGCTATGGCTTCACTTTTTACTAACCGTGCTTTAAGTTATAGAATCGAACAAGGGTTTGAAAATACAAACATTGGTATATCAATTGGTATCCAAAAAATGGTTCGCTCGGATAAAGCATGCTCTGGGGTGTTATTTTCAATTGATACTGAATCAGGCTTTAAAGACGCACTTATTATAAATTCTTCTTATGGACTAGGTGAAACTCTCGTACAAGGATTAGTAACACCTGACGAATTTCATGTACATAAACCTACACTCAGACAAGGTTATAAACCTATTATTAAAAAACAAGTAGGCACTAAACATACTAAACTTATTTATTCTACCACTCATAACCAAACTACTCTCCAAGTACCGGTAGAGATTCATGAGCAAGAAATTTTTTCTCTTACAGACGCAGAAATTCTAGAACTAGCTCGTATGGGATTAATTATCGAAGATTATTATTGCCAGGCACGCAATTATTGGTCTGCTATGGATATTGAATGGGCTAAAGACGGCATAGACCACCAGTTATATATAGTACAAGCAAGACCAGAGACCTTCCATTCACAAAGTATTAATAAAGACCAGCTTACACGTTACCACTTAGATGACTCTTCAGCTCAACCATTAGTGCTTACAACAGGTCATAGTATCGGCCATAAGATAAGCTCTGGAACTGCTCGTTTATTATCAATTGAAGATGCAGATTTATTTAATGAAGGTGACATATTGGTTACCCCTATGACGGATCCTGATTGGGTACCGTTAATGAAAAAAGCATCAGCTATAATAACCGATAATGGTGGCCGCACCTGCCATGCAGCAATTGTAAGTCGTGAGTTAGGCGTTCCTGCTTTAGTAGGCACGGGTAACGCAACAAAAACATTACATGAAGGGCAATCTATTACAGTCGATTGCAGCCAGGGAAGCTTAGGATATGTTTATGATGGGCTAGTACCTTTTAGCAAACAAGTAACTACACTCACGCACTTACCTCAAGCTCCTGTAGATATTTTAATTAATATAGCAAATCCTGATAGTGCTTATGAACATTCTTTTTTGCCTGTAGCAGGCGTAGGTCTCGCTCGTTTAGAATTTATTATTACTAATTTTATCCAAGTGCACCCCATGGCGATATGTCACCCAGAAAAAATACAAGATCCACAGCTTAAAGGTAAAATAGATGCACTCGCTTCAGCTTATGACAGTTGGCAAGAGTTTTTTATTAGTACGCTCGCTCAGGGTGTAGCAACTATAGCTGCAGCATTCTATCCACGACGTGTGGTAGTACGATTAACTGATTTTAAAAGCAACGAGTATAGAAACTTATTAGGTGGCAGCCTTTTTGAACCTCTAGAAGAAAATCCTATGCTAGGCTTTAGAGGAGCTATACGTTATTGCAACCCAGCTTATGCACCCGCATTTGCTCTTGAGTGTGCTGCGCTAAAAAAAGTACGTACAGAAATGGGGCTAACTAACGTTACTTTAATGGTTCCTTTTGTACGCACCACCCTGGAAGCAGCATGTACTGTAGAATCACTTAAAAGCCATGGCTTAGTGCGCGGGGAAGATGGCTTAAAGCTACTCATGATGTGCGAGATACCTTCTAATATTTTACTGCTTGAAGAGTTTTCTCAGTATTTTGATGGGTTTTCTATAGGATCTAATGATCTTACCCAACTTACTCTTGGAGTTGACAGAGATTCAGCTCTTTTAAGTAACTTTTTTGACGAACGAGATCCAGCAGTACTTGCATTTTTACTGCTTGCTCTAGAAAAAGCACGTAAAATTGGTACTTCTATGAGTATTTGTGGACAGGCACCTTCAGACTTTCCTGAAATTGGTGAGCTTCTTATTAACAATGGTATAGATGCTTTATCCCTTAATCCTGACTCAGTAATTGCGTTTATACTCAGATTTCAACGGTAA
- a CDS encoding type II/IV secretion system protein, protein MDICLMPEHTTRMSEAPAIVIVNKLLLQACSLRASDIHLEPFKESLCVRFRIDGILYVQPAIEKKHMLQVLSRLKVLAHTNVAEKRMPQDGKFSYVFDTRSIDCRLATFPCVYGEKIVIRLLDRTTALVSLHTLGLSTAMAEQVLKMSTQSQGFFLVTGPTGSGKTTTLHALLSTLKTTDKNIVTLEDPIEYHIEGITQGQIFPEIGFTFECGVRALLRQDPDIIMVGEIRDKKTGQVAIQAALTGHLVLSTLHTNDTISTLMRLLDMGIEPFLINAALSGVLAQRLVRKLCIVCRIPTVLSESQALIIKKYNLVLEQVFTSTGCSECQGTGHKGRIGIFELLLVTHELRSLITQQPAFNALYNQAIQDGMRSFLYDATDKINQGSISLDEFIRSAL, encoded by the coding sequence TTGGACATTTGCCTAATGCCAGAGCATACTACACGTATGTCTGAAGCTCCAGCTATAGTTATAGTTAATAAATTACTGTTACAAGCATGTAGTTTGCGGGCTTCAGACATACATTTAGAACCTTTTAAAGAATCACTATGTGTCCGGTTTAGAATTGATGGTATTTTATACGTGCAGCCAGCGATTGAAAAAAAGCACATGTTACAGGTGCTTTCACGCTTAAAGGTTCTTGCCCATACTAATGTTGCAGAAAAACGTATGCCACAAGACGGTAAATTTTCTTATGTTTTTGATACCAGATCAATTGATTGTCGGCTTGCAACATTTCCCTGTGTCTATGGTGAAAAAATAGTTATTAGGCTACTTGATAGAACTACTGCTTTAGTATCATTACATACACTTGGTTTAAGTACTGCTATGGCTGAGCAGGTTTTAAAAATGAGCACACAATCTCAAGGTTTCTTTTTAGTAACCGGACCTACGGGATCGGGTAAAACTACTACTCTTCATGCTTTGCTTTCTACGCTAAAAACAACTGATAAAAATATTGTTACCCTTGAAGATCCTATCGAATACCATATTGAAGGTATTACTCAAGGACAGATATTTCCTGAGATCGGTTTTACGTTTGAGTGTGGTGTTCGAGCATTGCTGCGTCAAGATCCAGATATTATTATGGTAGGAGAGATACGAGATAAAAAAACCGGCCAAGTTGCTATTCAGGCAGCCTTAACAGGCCATTTGGTTTTAAGTACTTTGCATACTAACGATACAATAAGCACGCTGATGCGATTACTTGATATGGGTATTGAACCTTTTTTGATTAATGCTGCTTTATCTGGAGTACTTGCACAACGTCTTGTACGAAAGTTGTGTATAGTATGCCGTATACCCACTGTTCTATCTGAGTCGCAAGCTCTTATCATTAAAAAATATAATTTAGTTTTAGAGCAAGTCTTTACCAGCACTGGTTGTTCCGAATGCCAAGGAACAGGCCATAAAGGACGTATTGGTATCTTTGAACTTCTTCTTGTTACTCATGAGCTCCGCAGTCTTATCACACAGCAACCAGCATTTAATGCTTTATATAATCAGGCTATTCAAGATGGTATGCGCTCTTTTTTATATGATGCTACTGATAAAATCAACCAAGGAAGTATAAGCTTAGACGAGTTTATCCGCAGCGCTCTGTAG
- a CDS encoding HU family DNA-binding protein, whose product MNKAKLVEQMSKACKMPKATCKIALEAFIKSVGGSLKSGKSVVLTGFGTFSMLKRKSRVGVNPATGKKMQIPAKKVARFKAGKALRDMVAL is encoded by the coding sequence ATGAATAAAGCAAAATTAGTTGAACAAATGTCTAAAGCTTGTAAAATGCCTAAAGCTACTTGTAAAATTGCTCTAGAAGCTTTTATTAAGTCTGTTGGTGGTTCACTTAAAAGTGGTAAATCAGTAGTGCTTACTGGATTTGGAACATTTTCTATGTTAAAAAGAAAAAGTCGTGTAGGTGTCAATCCTGCTACTGGTAAAAAAATGCAAATACCCGCTAAAAAAGTTGCACGCTTTAAAGCAGGTAAAGCATTAAGAGATATGGTTGCTCTTTAA
- a CDS encoding rhodanese-like domain-containing protein, with protein MNKKLVQAGSFGLLVIVLAVVPACGDWFKKDKNKDIATVANTENVKYGALNLIYLTNDKQFADAHIPGSVRMDLDQLEEKTQHWPKDIEIVTYCANYQCTASGEAVKKLHALGFTNVKVYEGGIAQWTQKAALNSSDYPVSGLGQAKWLKQEVDKSQPVDLTVQEITAEELSQKLKAQETHK; from the coding sequence ATGAATAAAAAATTAGTACAAGCAGGCTCTTTTGGATTACTTGTAATAGTGCTTGCTGTTGTGCCAGCATGTGGTGATTGGTTTAAAAAAGATAAAAATAAAGACATAGCAACTGTTGCTAATACAGAAAACGTAAAGTATGGCGCTCTTAATCTTATCTATTTAACTAATGATAAGCAGTTTGCAGATGCACATATTCCCGGTTCTGTAAGAATGGATCTTGATCAGTTAGAAGAGAAAACTCAGCACTGGCCCAAAGATATTGAAATAGTGACTTATTGCGCTAATTACCAATGTACCGCAAGTGGTGAAGCAGTTAAGAAATTGCATGCTCTTGGATTTACGAATGTAAAAGTATACGAAGGTGGTATAGCTCAGTGGACTCAGAAAGCTGCTCTTAATAGTTCTGACTACCCTGTATCTGGTCTTGGACAAGCAAAGTGGCTTAAGCAAGAGGTTGATAAAAGCCAACCTGTTGATCTAACTGTACAAGAGATTACAGCAGAAGAATTAAGCCAAAAGCTTAAAGCTCAAGAGACTCATAAATAG